In Glycine max cultivar Williams 82 chromosome 7, Glycine_max_v4.0, whole genome shotgun sequence, a single window of DNA contains:
- the LOC100779789 gene encoding cytochrome P450 76T24 — MDYLLLLPLITIVWISIHVLISSFKPLKSSKNPPGPHPFPIIGNILELGNQPHQALAKLSQIYGPIMSLKLGNTTTIVISSPQVAKEVLQKNDQILANRMVPDCVRALDHHILSVAWMPPLPQWRALRRACATKVFSSQQLNFTQVLRQRKMQDLMDYVKERCERGEAMDIGEASFTTVLNSISNTFFSMDLAYYTSDKSQEFKDIIWGIMEEAGRPNVVDFFPIFRLLDPQGARRRMSGYFRKLIAFFDGLVEERLRLRALENGSRECNDVLDSLLELMLEDNSQVTRPHVLHLFLDLFVAGIDTTSSTIEWVMAELLRNPEKLEKVRQELQQVLAKGEQLEESHISNLPYLQAVVKETFRLHPPTPMLLPHKSEVDIELCGFMVPKSAQILVNLWATGRDSSIWTNPDEFTPERFLESDIDFKGHDFELIPFGAGRRICPGLPLASRTLHVVLASLLYNYDWKLTDGQKPEDMDVSEKYGITLHKAQPLLVIPIQA; from the exons ATGGACTACCTTCTACTTCTTCCACTAATCACCATAGTGTGGATAAGCATTCATGTACTCATCTCTAGCTTCAAACCACTCAAATCTTCTAAAAATCCCCCGGGGCCTCACCCTTTTCCAATCATAGGAAACATATTGGAGCTTGGCAACCAGCCTCACCAAGCACTTGCCAAACTTTCTCAAATTTATGGTCCTATAATGAGTCTTAAGCTCGGTAACACTACCACCATAGTCATTTCCTCTCCACAAGTTGCCAAAGAAGTACTGcaaaaaaatgatcaaatctTAGCTAATAGAATGGTCCCAGATTGTGTTCGAGCACTTGACCATCACATACTTTCGGTTGCATGGATGCCACCTTTACCACAATGGAGGGCCCTTAGGAGAGCTTGTGCCACCAAAGTGTTCTCTTCTCAGCAGCTCAATTTCACACAAGTTCTTCGCCAGAGGAAGATGCAAGATTTGATGGATTATGTGAAGGAACGATGCGAGAGAGGTGAAGCTATGGATATTGGTGAGGCTTCCTTTACAACTGTTCTTAATTCCATATCAAACACTTTCTTCTCAATGGATTTGGCTTATTACACTTCTGATAAGTCTCAAGAGTTTAAGGACATCATTTGGGGTATCATGGAAGAAGCTGGGAGGCCTAATGTTGTGGACTTCTTCCCAATCTTTCGCCTGCTTGATCCACAAGGTGCGCGGAGAAGAATGAGTGGTTATTTTCGAAAGTTAATTGCGTTTTTTGATGGTCTCGTAGAAGAAAGATTGCGTTTAAGGGCATTAGAGAATGGGTCCAGGGAATGCAATGATGTGTTAGATTCTTTGCTGGAGCTAATGCTTGAAGACAATTCGCAAGTGACCCGCCCTCATGTTCTGCATTTGTTTCTA GATTTATTTGTGGCTGGAATAGACACAACATCAAGCACGATAGAATGGGTAATGGCTGAGTTGCTACGTAACCctgaaaaactagaaaaagttAGGCAAGAGCTTCAACAAGTCCTTGCCAAAGGTGAACAACTAGAAGAATCACATATCTCGAACCTTCCTTACCTACAAGCAGTGGTGAAAGAAACTTTTCGCTTGCATCCACCCACCCCAATGTTACTGCCACACAAGTCAGAAGTCGATATTGAACTATGTGGCTTCATGGTGCCTAAAAGTGCCCAAATTCTAGTGAATCTATGGGCCACAGGAAGAGATTCAAGTATTTGGACAAACCCAGATGAATTTACACCTGAAAGATTCCTGGAAAGTGACATTGATTTTAAAGGCCATGATTTTGAGCTAATACCCTTTGGAGCTGGAAGAAGGATTTGTCCTGGGTTGCCATTAGCATCTAGAACTCTGCATGTTGTGTTGGCATCTCTTCTATACAACTATGATTGGAAGCTCACGGATGGACAAAAGCCAGAAGACATGGATGTATCTGAGAAATATGGAATTACCTT